The following DNA comes from Picosynechococcus sp. PCC 7003.
ATTGAGTTCACCGCCCAAAAGGTAAAGCCACTCATCAGCAGGGACACGGCTAGGGTGGCTGCAGCCATCAGTTTGGTCTGCAATGTGAATTCTGACCACCAGCGGGAAAGGATATTGCGGAGTTTGGTGATGAGGGTTAGCAAGGTGTTTTCGGGGGTGAACTTACCAGATCAAGTTTGCTTTATTAAATACAATGTAACGTTTTGTTGCAAGTTACGCTTTTTTGAGGCGATGACCAATGTCGCGACGATAGTACATTCCTGGGAACTGAACCTTGGGAACGGCCTGGTATGCGTTGGCGATCGCCTGATCAAAACTGTGGCCACGGCAGACAATGCCAAGGACACGACCCCCATTGGTAACGAGAGTGTCTCCTTCTAATTTAGTCCCTGCATGGAAAACTGTCGCACCCAGAGCTTCAGCTTCTTGGATACCTGTGATAATTTTGCCCTTTTCGTAGGCACCGGGATAGCCCGCCGCTGCCGCCACAACACAGACAGCACTCCCGTCGTACCACTGTAAGGGAGGCAGTTCGGCAAGGGTTTGATGAATGCAGGCAAGCATAATCTCATCGAGGGGCGTTTCTAGGAGGGGTAAAACGGCCTGGGTTTCTGGATCGCCAAAGCGACAGTTAAATTCCAGCACCTTAACATCACCGTTCGGCGCAACCATGAGACCTGCGTAGAGAATCCCCCGGTAGTCAATGCCGCGATTTTGTAAGGTTTTAAGGGTTGCTTCCAAGACATCGGTTTGCACCTGGGCCATAATTTCAGGGGTCGCAATGGGAGTAGGAGCATAAACGCCCATACCGCCTGTGTTTTCGCCGGTATCCCCTTCGCCAATTTGTTTGTGGTCTTGGGAAGGCAACAGGGGTCGGATCGTTTTTCCATCGGTGAGGGCGAGCACAGAAACTTCTTGACCGACGAGAAATTCTTCGACGACCAAGGTTTTGTAACCTTCGGCCCAGAGGCGATCAACGGCATTTAGGGCTGCTTCGAGGGTTTCAGCAACGATCACCCCTTTTCCGGCAGCGAGGCTATCGGCTTTGACGACGATGGGAGCGCCTTGGCTTTGGATATAGTCTTTTGCTGCTTGGGGATCGGTGAAGGTACCCGCAGCGGCGGTGGGTACCCCTGCTTCGCTCATCAGGTCTTTGGCCCAGGCTTTACTGGCTTCAATGATCGCGCCATCTTTTTTCGGGCCAAACACGGGAATATTGCGTTCTGAGAGAAAGTCAGCGAGGCCGAGGGAAAGGGGGACTTCCGGGCCAACGGCAACAAAGGTGATGTCGTGGTCGGTGCAGGCTTGGGCAATGCCCGCAAAGTCATCCACGGCGAGGGGCAGATTGAGGCAATTTTCTAACAGAGCGGTGCCGCCATTACCGGGGGTACAAACGACTTTCTGGACGTTGGGAGATTGGAGCAGTTTCCAGGCGATCGCATGCTCTCTGCCGCCGTTACCCACCACGAGTACATTCATTGTTACTAATTCAACCTTTGTTAATTGATCAATCTTTTATTCTATCTGAAGAGTTTCCCTCCCCGGAGACTATGATAGGGTGCTGGTAACCCCGGCTAACAGTCATGATCCACCTTAAAAAAACTTCTCAGATGGGGCTTTGTGGGCAAGCATTCAAATCAACTCAAACAGTTTGTGGGCCGACATTTTTTATCGGCCTTAAGCTTGATTCTTTGCAGTATTGCCATCGTGATGGTCTGGCAAGAATTGCGACGAATGAGTTGGGGGCTTGTCTGGGAAAATATCGGCCATCTCTCTCCGGTGCAGTTAGCGATCGCTGGCTTGTTTACGTTGTGTAGCTATGGGGCGATCGCCAATTACGATCTGTTGGCCTTCCGTTATCTCAAGAAACAATTACAACACCATAAAGTCGCCTTTGCGGGCTTGATCACCTACACCATTAGCCCAAATGTGGGTTTTGCCTTTTTATCGGGAAGTATGCTGCGATATCGCCTTTATCGCCAGTGGCAGGTGTCTCAACTCGATATTGCCCAGGTGATTGCCTTTACGAACTTGAGTTTGTGGGTGGGCTTGGTCACCGTGGGGGGCTTTATTTTCACCGTCTTTAATTTGCCCCTACCGACAGCCATCGAACTCCCGTTATTCGCCCAGTCTTTACGGGGGTTGGGACTTTTTTGTTTGGCGCTGAGTGGATTATACGGACTGGGTAATCTTTTGCTGCAAAAACCCTTGCGGTGGCGCAACCATCAATTCACCTTCCCCTCGTTACAAATTTCGCTGCAACAGATTCTGATTTTTAGTTTGGATTGGGGCTTTGCGGCTTTAGCCCTTTATTCACTGTTTGATGTATCGATTTCTTATCCTGTCTTTTTTGGGATTTATGTCTTGGCAATGGTCGCAGGCTTGATCAGTACGATTCCTGGGGGCCTGGGGGTTTTTGAAACGGTGATTCTATTTTTTCTCCAAACGACCCAGCCAGAGGAGGTTATTTTGGCCACCTTAATTGTTTTTCGTGGCCTGTATTATCTGTTGCCCTTTGCGATCGCCGTTGCCGCTTTGCTGTTGTTTGAATATCGCCAGACGAAAAAATCATAATTCGCTCCGCCTTAAACTTCCTGCAGGAGGCGAATCAATTCATCTGTTGATAACTGTCCGCCAGCATCGGTACCTTCGAGAAGGCTATTCGCTAGATCTCGTTTATGACGATGGAGATCAACGATTTTTTCTTCAATTGTGTTTTTTGTCACCAGGCGATATATCGTCACAGGACGTTGCTGCCCCATGCGATGGGCGCGATCGCTGGCTTGATCTTCGACGGCGGGGTTCCACCAGGGATCCATGTGAATGACATAGTCGGCTGCTGTTAAATTCAGACCGGTTCCCCCTGCCTTGAGGCTAATAAAGGAACACATCTCCAAAGGGTGTATTCGGTGCTTTGTCAATATTGAGCAGTGTCAAACAACGGATGATATTCGCCCGATTCGTCAAACTATAAATCACCGCCATGACCTGCATAATTTGTTGCTCGATGCTGGAACAACGCTCATACTTGGCGAATAACTGTTTTTGTTCTTTGAAGTGATCAGGCATGCACAAAAATCCCAAAAATTATTAAATTAAATAGTATGAAAAAGAAAGTTTCTTTAGCTCACTGTTGCATACGGAGACGCGATATATTCAGGTTGTGGCCCTTTGGGTAAGGCATATTCGGCCAAGCTTAAGTTTTTCGCAAAAATTTCGTCAATCGGCCGCATTTCCCCTGTGGTTGTCAGGAATTTGTGATCGGGGGTTGCCCGAATAATTTGACCATTTTCCAGTTCGTATTCGTACAAAAGGCGATCGCCCCGCTTGTGCCACTGTTCAATGGGTTGGGTGTAAATTAATCCTTGAGCATCAACACTGTACACATGGCAGAGCAATTCCTGCTCCACGATGGTTTGAATCGGCAGCACCCCATATTCCACGGTGACGACAGGTGTATCCCCGGCGAGGCAATATTCCGCAAACTTCACCATCTGATCAAATAAATCCCTGGCGA
Coding sequences within:
- the purD gene encoding phosphoribosylamine--glycine ligase, which produces MNVLVVGNGGREHAIAWKLLQSPNVQKVVCTPGNGGTALLENCLNLPLAVDDFAGIAQACTDHDITFVAVGPEVPLSLGLADFLSERNIPVFGPKKDGAIIEASKAWAKDLMSEAGVPTAAAGTFTDPQAAKDYIQSQGAPIVVKADSLAAGKGVIVAETLEAALNAVDRLWAEGYKTLVVEEFLVGQEVSVLALTDGKTIRPLLPSQDHKQIGEGDTGENTGGMGVYAPTPIATPEIMAQVQTDVLEATLKTLQNRGIDYRGILYAGLMVAPNGDVKVLEFNCRFGDPETQAVLPLLETPLDEIMLACIHQTLAELPPLQWYDGSAVCVVAAAAGYPGAYEKGKIITGIQEAEALGATVFHAGTKLEGDTLVTNGGRVLGIVCRGHSFDQAIANAYQAVPKVQFPGMYYRRDIGHRLKKA
- a CDS encoding UPF0104 family protein yields the protein MGKHSNQLKQFVGRHFLSALSLILCSIAIVMVWQELRRMSWGLVWENIGHLSPVQLAIAGLFTLCSYGAIANYDLLAFRYLKKQLQHHKVAFAGLITYTISPNVGFAFLSGSMLRYRLYRQWQVSQLDIAQVIAFTNLSLWVGLVTVGGFIFTVFNLPLPTAIELPLFAQSLRGLGLFCLALSGLYGLGNLLLQKPLRWRNHQFTFPSLQISLQQILIFSLDWGFAALALYSLFDVSISYPVFFGIYVLAMVAGLISTIPGGLGVFETVILFFLQTTQPEEVILATLIVFRGLYYLLPFAIAVAALLLFEYRQTKKS